Proteins from a single region of Gasterosteus aculeatus chromosome 20, fGasAcu3.hap1.1, whole genome shotgun sequence:
- the tlr18 gene encoding toll-like receptor 18, translating into MIGMLIYFSAVLLGALTSPTPSSPRTTSTDGGPCRIYNLGRAADCTGGQLERVPWRQFPSTLEDLDLSFNELQAVHADDFHHLAQLRVLKLQYNNISHIDSEAFKNNGLLEHLDVFNNSLAEIPASALTPLLNLKVLNMSNNLYKHATLAKSFSRLVSLKVLSMGGPLVMGLKKADFQPLKDIRLQGFAIKCSTNLKYYEPGSLEVIQTNQMGFDMAIDQQPSALPHMLRDLANKTFSAIQFRNLFEFMYYMGEEDIFQGLKYITAHQLIFHRGKFNENLLRMALINLQVTPIKNLRLQYIDFARSPTFVDSGASSSITDLALDKLDIWYVSNPDVLRFDWRFTWFNKIKKLSIQHVDFNSSPCDSWVEMEGVEHLDISNNRLKNEFIFNQRCNYQGAMPNLRTFQINTNELTSLKVVSLLTKEFQQLQVLDLSNNQLGSAGNSRDCVWHKSITRLVAHHNPFESEALQCLPTTLQYLDLSYCELDQLDMGYFKRATSLKELLLSGNKIKFIPSMWKSSSLQSLALDGNSFGLISRASFQDMPQLSQLKAGNNPYHCTCELHSFVQDTMNKAKVNLTDWPWNYRCYHPESLRNTVISKFLPSQVACDIRLVVIISVTTTAVVILTLMLICYIFDLPWYTKATYQIVRAKYRAHKEKAAGEGGAFTYHAFISYSHSDADWVRNQLLPCLESNGNSYRLCIHERDFMPGRWIIDNIIDNIESSRKVIFVLSRHFVNSEWCNYELYFAQQRAVGKTFSDVILVVKEPMDPNSLPSKYLKLKKMLRTKTYLEWPQQVNQQAFFWTQLKGVLGKPTATQKRTHSVKSRTSSAGSASVTGTFIEDPNLEVAKHRVEKEAEPKNERNVTEQSNQRQIPMVAF; encoded by the exons AGTGCCGTCCTCCTCGGAGCACTCACATCCCCAACTCCGTCCTCCCCGCGCACCACCAGCACTGACGGAGGACCCTGTCGCATCTACAACCTGGGCCGCGCTGCAGACTGTACGGGGGGACAGCTGGAGCGTGTCCCCTGGAGACAGTTTCCCTCcacgctggaggacctggaccTCTCCTTCAACGAGCTTCAGGCGGTCCACGCCGACGACTTCCACCACCTCGCGCAGCTCCGCGTCCTGAAGCTGCAGTACAATAACATCTCGCACATCGACAGCGAGGCCTTTAAAAACAACGGGCTACTGGAGCATCTGGACGTCTTCAATAACTCCCTGGCGGAAATTCCTGCCAGCGCTCTGACTCCTCTTCTGAATCTGAAGGTGCTCAACATGTCCAATAACCTTTACAAACATGCAACCTTGGCAAAAAGCTTTTCCAGATTGGTCAGTCTCAAAGTTCTATCCATGGGCGGTCCTTTGGTGATGGGTCTGAAGAAAGCGGATTTTCAGCCGCTGAAGGACATCCGGTTGCAAGGTTTTGCCATCAAGTGTTCTACTAATCTGAAATACTACGAGCCCGGAAGTTTAGAAGTCATCCAAACAAACCAGATGGGCTTCGATATGGCCATAGATCAACAGCCGAGTGCGCTCCCTCACATGCTACGTGACCTGGCCAACAAGACCTTCAGCGCCATCCAATTCCGCAACCTCTTTGAGTTCATGTACTACATGGGAGAGGAGGACATTTTCCAGGGTTTAAAATACATCACAGCCCATCAGCTCATCTTTCACAGAGGTAAATTCAATGAGAATCTGCTCAGGATGGCATTGATAAACCTACAGGTGACGCCTATCAAAAACTTGAGGCTTCAGTACATCGACTTTGCCCGCTCACCCACATTTGTCGACAGCGGAGCGAGTTCCAGCATCACAGACCTGGCACTGGACAAGTTGGATATTTG GTATGTCAGCAATCCAGATGTGCTGCGATTCGACTGGCGCTTCACCTGGTTCAACAAAATTAAGAAACTCTCCATTCAGCACGTGGACTTCAACTCGTCGCCCTGCGACTCCTGGGTGGAGATGGAAGGCGTGGAGCATCTGGACATCTCCAACAATCGACTTAAGAACGAGTTCATCTTCAACCAGCGGTGCAATTACCAGGGCGCCATGCCCAATCTTCGCACCTTCCAAATCAACACCAATGAGCTGACCAGCTTGAAAGTAGTTTCGTTGCTCACTAAGGAgttccagcagctgcaggtgttGGATTTGAGTAACAACCAACTGGGATCTGCTGGCAACAGTCGGGACTGCGTGTGGCACAAAAGCATCACTCGGCTCGTCGCTCACCACAACCCGTTCGAGAGCGAAGCCCTCCAATGTCTTCCCACCACATTGCAATACTTGGACCTGTCCTACTGCGAACTGGACCAGCTGGACATGGGTTATTTTAAGAGAGCCACCAGCCTAAAAGAGCTCCTGCTGAGCGGGAACAAAATCAAGTTCATCCCCTCAATGTGGAAAAGCTCGTCGCTGCAGTCGCTGGCTTTGGATGGGAACTCGTTCGGTCTTATAAGCAGGGCGTCCTTCCAGGACATGCCTCAACTCTCCCAATTGAAGGCGGGGAACAACCCTTACCACTGCACCTGTGAGCTCCACTCCTTCGTCCAGGACACGATGAACAAAGCGAAGGTCAACCTCACAGACTGGCCTTGGAACTACAGGTGTTACCACCCGGAGTCCTTGCGCAACACAGTCATATCCAAGTTCCTCCCGAGTCAAGTGGCTTGTGATATCCGACTAGTTGTCATCATCAGCGTCACCACCACGGCGGTGGTGATCTTGACATTGATGCTGATATGCTATATTTTTGACCTACCGTGGTACACTAAAGCCACGTATCAGATCGTCAGGGCCAAATACAGAGCTCACAAAGAGAAAGCGGCAGGGGAAGGCGGAGCTTTTACTTATCACGCCTTTATATCGTACAGCCACTCTGACGCGGACTGGGTGAGGAACCAGCTCCTGCCTTGTTTGGAGAGCAATGGGAACTCCTATCGTCTGTGCATTCATGAGAGGGACTTCATGCCAGGAAGGTGGATAATCGATAACATCATTGACAACATTGAAAGCAGTCGTAAG GTAATATTTGTTCTCTCTCGGCACTTCGTTAACAGCGAGTGGTGCAACTATGAGCTGTACTTCGCCCAGCAGAGAGCAGTGGGAAAGACCTTCAGTGACGTCATACTGGTGGTGAAGGAACCAATGGATCCAAACTCCTTGCCCAGCAAGTACCTGAAGCTGAAGAAGATGCTGCGCACCAAGACGTACCTGGAGTGGCCCCAGCAGGTCAACCAGCAGGCCTTTTTCTGGACCCAGCTAAAAGGTGTCCTGGGCAAGCCAACAGCGACCCAGAAAAGGACTCACAGTGTTAAGAGCCGAACGTCCTCTGCAGGAAGCGCTTCTGTGACTGGGACCTTCATTGAAGACCCGAACCTGGAAGTAGCAAAACATAGAGTGGAGAAAGAAGCAGAACCCAAGAACGAGCGGAATGTCACTGAGCAGTCAAATCAGAGACAAATCCCTATGGTTGCATTTTGA